In the Hippoglossus stenolepis isolate QCI-W04-F060 chromosome 14, HSTE1.2, whole genome shotgun sequence genome, one interval contains:
- the acsbg2 gene encoding long-chain-fatty-acid--CoA ligase ACSBG2 isoform X3, with the protein MMMTVCEPTTEAVVMEPPRADGFLESPCGVGDCAASLDDVIGDTTNESSEEESTGERDEEVGAGNEVTSSTKTTEVPAEQATNTQTVSAQRPTSLSVAAAAELGLWTTQGDAEVKLRMGDSGLAAETPLTVDQMFTSAVERFGDNAALSWKEGDQKKSLNYKDYYQSCRVAAKSFLKLGLERYHGVGILGFNSAEWFIADIGAILAGGFAVGVYTTNSPEACQYVADNCKANVIVVENHKQLQKILQVEDQLPHLKAIVQYKDALKEKRPNLYTWEEFMALGRDEPDAPLDAIISSQKPNQCCTLIYTSGTTGTPKGVMLSHDNVTWTALSTSRHVRLVDADYAQEEVVSYLPLSHIAAQMVDIWVTMRVGGLTHFAQPDALKGSLVDTLKEVRPTAFMGVPRVWEKMQEKMKSVGAKSSTVRRKVAAWAKDVGLQANITKMSQNGAVARAPISYHIAKKLVFKKVRKALGLDRCKKCYTGAAPITKDTLEFFLSLDIPLYELYGMSESSGPHTISGSNAFRLTSCGKEIPGCKTKLHKIDEEGNTEICFWGRHVFMGYLNKPEATEEALDAEGWLHSGDLGRHDQNGFLFITGRIKELIITAGGENIPPVPIEDAVKRAVPLISNAMLIGDKKKFLSMLITIKCQVNAETGDPEDEMSSEAVEFCGNLGSNATLVSEVAGGQDRRIHTAIQEGINRVNEKAPSNAQRVQKWIILDRDFSVPGGELGPTMKLKRPVVVKMYKEQIENFYKELASPTTPDNAVPPK; encoded by the exons ATGATGA tgaCCGTGTGTGAGCCCACCACCGAAGCCGTGGTGATGGAGCCTCCCAGAGCGGACGGCTTCCTGGAGTCGCCCTGTGGCGTAGGAGACTGCGCGGCCTCTCTTGATGACGTCATTGGAGATACAACCAA TGAGTCTTCAGAGGAAGAGTCCACAGGGGAAAGGGACGAGGAGGTTGGTGCCGGTAATGAAGTCACCAGCAGCACTAAGACGACAGAGGTCCCTGCTGAAcaggccacaaacacacaaacag TGAGCGCTCAGCGCCCAACCTCCCTGtcggtggcagcagcagcagagctcggCCTGTGGACCACACAGGGGGATGCAGAGGTCAAGCTGAGGATGGGCGACTCAGGCCTGGCTGCTGAGACCCCGCTGACCGTGGACCAGATGTTCACCTCGGCTGTGGAGCGTTTCGGTGACAACGCGGCTCTGAGCTGGAAGGAGGGCGACCAGAAGAAGAGCCTGAACTACAAAGACTACTACCAGTCCTGCCGCGTCGCTGCCAAGAGCTTCCTCAAG ctTGGTTTGGAGCGTTACCATGGCGTTGGCATCCTGGGCTTCAACTCGGCCGAGTGGTTCATTGCTGACATTGGAGCCATTTTGGCAGG TGGGTTCGCTGTGGGAGTCTACACCACCAACAGCCCTGAAGCATGTCAGTACGTAGCAGACAACTGCAAGGCCAATGTTATTGTGGTGGAGAaccacaaacagctgcagaagaTCCTCCAG GTTGAAGACCAGCTCCCTCACTTGAAAGCCATTGTCCAGTACAAAGACGCACTTAAAGAGAAGAGACCAAATCTGTACACA TGGGAGGAGTTCATGGCGCTGGGACGCGATGAGCCCGACGCTCCCCTCGACGCCATCATCTCCAGCCAGAAGCCGAACCAATGCTGCACGCTCATCTACACCTCAGGAACCACAGGCACACCCAAAGGAGTCATGCTGAGCCATGACAAT GTGACATGGACCGCGCTCTCCACCAGCCGTCACGTGCGCCTGGTGGACGCCGACTACGCCCAGGAGGAGGTGGTCAGCTACCTGCCGCTCAGCCACATCGCAGCTCAGATGGTGGACATCTGGGTCACCATGAGGGTCGGAGGGTTGACGCACTTCGCTCAGCCAGATGCCCTCAAG GGCTCTCTGGTGGACACCTTAAAGGAAGTGCGTCCCACAGCCTTCATGGGCGTCCCTCGTGTCTGGGAAAAGATGCAAGAGAAGATGAAATCTGTCGGAGCAAAGTCGTCGACCGTGCGCAGGAAAGTGGCGGCGTGGGCCAAAGATGTTGGTCTGCAGGCGAACATCACCAAGATGAGCCA AAACGGAGCAGTCGCCCGCGCACCGATCAGCTACCACATCGCCAAAAAGCTTGTGTTCAAAAAGGTGCGCAAGGCCCTGGGCTTGGACCGCTGCAAGAAGTGTTACACGGGCGCCGCACCCATCACCAAAGACACGCTTGAGTTCTTCCTCAGTCTGGATATCCCTCTGTACGAGCTGTACGGCATGAGCGAGAGCTCCGGGCCTCACACCATCTCCGGCTCCAATGCCTTCAGGCTCACCAG CTGTGGCAAAGAGATCCCAGGGTGCAAGACGAAGCTGCACAAAATCGACGAGGAGGGAAATACCGAGATCTGCTTCTGGGGTCGCCACGTCTTCATGGGTTACCTCAACAAGCCCGAGGCGACGGAGGAGGCTCTGGATGCAGAGGGCTGGCTGCACTCAGGCGACCTGGGCAGACATGACCAGAACGGATTCCTCTTCATCACCGGAAGAATCAAAG aGCTGATCATCACAGCAGGGGGCGAGAACATCCCTCCCGTTCCCATCGAGGATGCGGTGAAAAGGGCTGTGCCGCTGATCAGCAACGCCATGCTGATCGGAGACAAGAAGAAGTTTCTGTCCATGCTAATCACCATTAAG TGCCAGGTGAACGCTGAAACAGGAGATCCAGAGGACGAGATGTCATCCGAGGCCGTGGAGTTCTGCGGGAACCTGGGCAGCAACGCCACGCTGGTCTCTGAGGTCGCAGGCGGCCAAGACCGGCGAATTCACACCGCCATCCAGGAGGGAATCAACCGAGTCAACGAGAAGGCCCCCTCCAACGCTCAGCGCGTCCAGAAGTGGATCATTCTGGATCGAGACTTCTCCGTCCCTGGGGGAGAGCTGG GTCCCACCATGAAGCTGAAGCGCCCGGTGGTGGTGAAGATGTACAAGGAGCAGATCGAGAACTTTTACAAGGAGCTGGCGTCTCCGACGACTCCCGACAACGCTGTGCCTCCCAAGTAG
- the acsbg2 gene encoding long-chain-fatty-acid--CoA ligase ACSBG2 isoform X2, with the protein MQLTVCEPTTEAVVMEPPRADGFLESPCGVGDCAASLDDVIGDTTNESSEEESTGERDEEVGAGNEVTSSTKTTEVPAEQATNTQTVSAQRPTSLSVAAAAELGLWTTQGDAEVKLRMGDSGLAAETPLTVDQMFTSAVERFGDNAALSWKEGDQKKSLNYKDYYQSCRVAAKSFLKLGLERYHGVGILGFNSAEWFIADIGAILAGGFAVGVYTTNSPEACQYVADNCKANVIVVENHKQLQKILQVEDQLPHLKAIVQYKDALKEKRPNLYTWEEFMALGRDEPDAPLDAIISSQKPNQCCTLIYTSGTTGTPKGVMLSHDNVTWTALSTSRHVRLVDADYAQEEVVSYLPLSHIAAQMVDIWVTMRVGGLTHFAQPDALKGSLVDTLKEVRPTAFMGVPRVWEKMQEKMKSVGAKSSTVRRKVAAWAKDVGLQANITKMSQNGAVARAPISYHIAKKLVFKKVRKALGLDRCKKCYTGAAPITKDTLEFFLSLDIPLYELYGMSESSGPHTISGSNAFRLTSCGKEIPGCKTKLHKIDEEGNTEICFWGRHVFMGYLNKPEATEEALDAEGWLHSGDLGRHDQNGFLFITGRIKELIITAGGENIPPVPIEDAVKRAVPLISNAMLIGDKKKFLSMLITIKCQVNAETGDPEDEMSSEAVEFCGNLGSNATLVSEVAGGQDRRIHTAIQEGINRVNEKAPSNAQRVQKWIILDRDFSVPGGELGPTMKLKRPVVVKMYKEQIENFYKELASPTTPDNAVPPK; encoded by the exons ATGCAGT tgaCCGTGTGTGAGCCCACCACCGAAGCCGTGGTGATGGAGCCTCCCAGAGCGGACGGCTTCCTGGAGTCGCCCTGTGGCGTAGGAGACTGCGCGGCCTCTCTTGATGACGTCATTGGAGATACAACCAA TGAGTCTTCAGAGGAAGAGTCCACAGGGGAAAGGGACGAGGAGGTTGGTGCCGGTAATGAAGTCACCAGCAGCACTAAGACGACAGAGGTCCCTGCTGAAcaggccacaaacacacaaacag TGAGCGCTCAGCGCCCAACCTCCCTGtcggtggcagcagcagcagagctcggCCTGTGGACCACACAGGGGGATGCAGAGGTCAAGCTGAGGATGGGCGACTCAGGCCTGGCTGCTGAGACCCCGCTGACCGTGGACCAGATGTTCACCTCGGCTGTGGAGCGTTTCGGTGACAACGCGGCTCTGAGCTGGAAGGAGGGCGACCAGAAGAAGAGCCTGAACTACAAAGACTACTACCAGTCCTGCCGCGTCGCTGCCAAGAGCTTCCTCAAG ctTGGTTTGGAGCGTTACCATGGCGTTGGCATCCTGGGCTTCAACTCGGCCGAGTGGTTCATTGCTGACATTGGAGCCATTTTGGCAGG TGGGTTCGCTGTGGGAGTCTACACCACCAACAGCCCTGAAGCATGTCAGTACGTAGCAGACAACTGCAAGGCCAATGTTATTGTGGTGGAGAaccacaaacagctgcagaagaTCCTCCAG GTTGAAGACCAGCTCCCTCACTTGAAAGCCATTGTCCAGTACAAAGACGCACTTAAAGAGAAGAGACCAAATCTGTACACA TGGGAGGAGTTCATGGCGCTGGGACGCGATGAGCCCGACGCTCCCCTCGACGCCATCATCTCCAGCCAGAAGCCGAACCAATGCTGCACGCTCATCTACACCTCAGGAACCACAGGCACACCCAAAGGAGTCATGCTGAGCCATGACAAT GTGACATGGACCGCGCTCTCCACCAGCCGTCACGTGCGCCTGGTGGACGCCGACTACGCCCAGGAGGAGGTGGTCAGCTACCTGCCGCTCAGCCACATCGCAGCTCAGATGGTGGACATCTGGGTCACCATGAGGGTCGGAGGGTTGACGCACTTCGCTCAGCCAGATGCCCTCAAG GGCTCTCTGGTGGACACCTTAAAGGAAGTGCGTCCCACAGCCTTCATGGGCGTCCCTCGTGTCTGGGAAAAGATGCAAGAGAAGATGAAATCTGTCGGAGCAAAGTCGTCGACCGTGCGCAGGAAAGTGGCGGCGTGGGCCAAAGATGTTGGTCTGCAGGCGAACATCACCAAGATGAGCCA AAACGGAGCAGTCGCCCGCGCACCGATCAGCTACCACATCGCCAAAAAGCTTGTGTTCAAAAAGGTGCGCAAGGCCCTGGGCTTGGACCGCTGCAAGAAGTGTTACACGGGCGCCGCACCCATCACCAAAGACACGCTTGAGTTCTTCCTCAGTCTGGATATCCCTCTGTACGAGCTGTACGGCATGAGCGAGAGCTCCGGGCCTCACACCATCTCCGGCTCCAATGCCTTCAGGCTCACCAG CTGTGGCAAAGAGATCCCAGGGTGCAAGACGAAGCTGCACAAAATCGACGAGGAGGGAAATACCGAGATCTGCTTCTGGGGTCGCCACGTCTTCATGGGTTACCTCAACAAGCCCGAGGCGACGGAGGAGGCTCTGGATGCAGAGGGCTGGCTGCACTCAGGCGACCTGGGCAGACATGACCAGAACGGATTCCTCTTCATCACCGGAAGAATCAAAG aGCTGATCATCACAGCAGGGGGCGAGAACATCCCTCCCGTTCCCATCGAGGATGCGGTGAAAAGGGCTGTGCCGCTGATCAGCAACGCCATGCTGATCGGAGACAAGAAGAAGTTTCTGTCCATGCTAATCACCATTAAG TGCCAGGTGAACGCTGAAACAGGAGATCCAGAGGACGAGATGTCATCCGAGGCCGTGGAGTTCTGCGGGAACCTGGGCAGCAACGCCACGCTGGTCTCTGAGGTCGCAGGCGGCCAAGACCGGCGAATTCACACCGCCATCCAGGAGGGAATCAACCGAGTCAACGAGAAGGCCCCCTCCAACGCTCAGCGCGTCCAGAAGTGGATCATTCTGGATCGAGACTTCTCCGTCCCTGGGGGAGAGCTGG GTCCCACCATGAAGCTGAAGCGCCCGGTGGTGGTGAAGATGTACAAGGAGCAGATCGAGAACTTTTACAAGGAGCTGGCGTCTCCGACGACTCCCGACAACGCTGTGCCTCCCAAGTAG
- the acsbg2 gene encoding long-chain-fatty-acid--CoA ligase ACSBG2 isoform X4 has protein sequence MEPPRADGFLESPCGVGDCAASLDDVIGDTTNESSEEESTGERDEEVGAGNEVTSSTKTTEVPAEQATNTQTVSAQRPTSLSVAAAAELGLWTTQGDAEVKLRMGDSGLAAETPLTVDQMFTSAVERFGDNAALSWKEGDQKKSLNYKDYYQSCRVAAKSFLKLGLERYHGVGILGFNSAEWFIADIGAILAGGFAVGVYTTNSPEACQYVADNCKANVIVVENHKQLQKILQVEDQLPHLKAIVQYKDALKEKRPNLYTWEEFMALGRDEPDAPLDAIISSQKPNQCCTLIYTSGTTGTPKGVMLSHDNVTWTALSTSRHVRLVDADYAQEEVVSYLPLSHIAAQMVDIWVTMRVGGLTHFAQPDALKGSLVDTLKEVRPTAFMGVPRVWEKMQEKMKSVGAKSSTVRRKVAAWAKDVGLQANITKMSQNGAVARAPISYHIAKKLVFKKVRKALGLDRCKKCYTGAAPITKDTLEFFLSLDIPLYELYGMSESSGPHTISGSNAFRLTSCGKEIPGCKTKLHKIDEEGNTEICFWGRHVFMGYLNKPEATEEALDAEGWLHSGDLGRHDQNGFLFITGRIKELIITAGGENIPPVPIEDAVKRAVPLISNAMLIGDKKKFLSMLITIKCQVNAETGDPEDEMSSEAVEFCGNLGSNATLVSEVAGGQDRRIHTAIQEGINRVNEKAPSNAQRVQKWIILDRDFSVPGGELGPTMKLKRPVVVKMYKEQIENFYKELASPTTPDNAVPPK, from the exons ATGGAGCCTCCCAGAGCGGACGGCTTCCTGGAGTCGCCCTGTGGCGTAGGAGACTGCGCGGCCTCTCTTGATGACGTCATTGGAGATACAACCAA TGAGTCTTCAGAGGAAGAGTCCACAGGGGAAAGGGACGAGGAGGTTGGTGCCGGTAATGAAGTCACCAGCAGCACTAAGACGACAGAGGTCCCTGCTGAAcaggccacaaacacacaaacag TGAGCGCTCAGCGCCCAACCTCCCTGtcggtggcagcagcagcagagctcggCCTGTGGACCACACAGGGGGATGCAGAGGTCAAGCTGAGGATGGGCGACTCAGGCCTGGCTGCTGAGACCCCGCTGACCGTGGACCAGATGTTCACCTCGGCTGTGGAGCGTTTCGGTGACAACGCGGCTCTGAGCTGGAAGGAGGGCGACCAGAAGAAGAGCCTGAACTACAAAGACTACTACCAGTCCTGCCGCGTCGCTGCCAAGAGCTTCCTCAAG ctTGGTTTGGAGCGTTACCATGGCGTTGGCATCCTGGGCTTCAACTCGGCCGAGTGGTTCATTGCTGACATTGGAGCCATTTTGGCAGG TGGGTTCGCTGTGGGAGTCTACACCACCAACAGCCCTGAAGCATGTCAGTACGTAGCAGACAACTGCAAGGCCAATGTTATTGTGGTGGAGAaccacaaacagctgcagaagaTCCTCCAG GTTGAAGACCAGCTCCCTCACTTGAAAGCCATTGTCCAGTACAAAGACGCACTTAAAGAGAAGAGACCAAATCTGTACACA TGGGAGGAGTTCATGGCGCTGGGACGCGATGAGCCCGACGCTCCCCTCGACGCCATCATCTCCAGCCAGAAGCCGAACCAATGCTGCACGCTCATCTACACCTCAGGAACCACAGGCACACCCAAAGGAGTCATGCTGAGCCATGACAAT GTGACATGGACCGCGCTCTCCACCAGCCGTCACGTGCGCCTGGTGGACGCCGACTACGCCCAGGAGGAGGTGGTCAGCTACCTGCCGCTCAGCCACATCGCAGCTCAGATGGTGGACATCTGGGTCACCATGAGGGTCGGAGGGTTGACGCACTTCGCTCAGCCAGATGCCCTCAAG GGCTCTCTGGTGGACACCTTAAAGGAAGTGCGTCCCACAGCCTTCATGGGCGTCCCTCGTGTCTGGGAAAAGATGCAAGAGAAGATGAAATCTGTCGGAGCAAAGTCGTCGACCGTGCGCAGGAAAGTGGCGGCGTGGGCCAAAGATGTTGGTCTGCAGGCGAACATCACCAAGATGAGCCA AAACGGAGCAGTCGCCCGCGCACCGATCAGCTACCACATCGCCAAAAAGCTTGTGTTCAAAAAGGTGCGCAAGGCCCTGGGCTTGGACCGCTGCAAGAAGTGTTACACGGGCGCCGCACCCATCACCAAAGACACGCTTGAGTTCTTCCTCAGTCTGGATATCCCTCTGTACGAGCTGTACGGCATGAGCGAGAGCTCCGGGCCTCACACCATCTCCGGCTCCAATGCCTTCAGGCTCACCAG CTGTGGCAAAGAGATCCCAGGGTGCAAGACGAAGCTGCACAAAATCGACGAGGAGGGAAATACCGAGATCTGCTTCTGGGGTCGCCACGTCTTCATGGGTTACCTCAACAAGCCCGAGGCGACGGAGGAGGCTCTGGATGCAGAGGGCTGGCTGCACTCAGGCGACCTGGGCAGACATGACCAGAACGGATTCCTCTTCATCACCGGAAGAATCAAAG aGCTGATCATCACAGCAGGGGGCGAGAACATCCCTCCCGTTCCCATCGAGGATGCGGTGAAAAGGGCTGTGCCGCTGATCAGCAACGCCATGCTGATCGGAGACAAGAAGAAGTTTCTGTCCATGCTAATCACCATTAAG TGCCAGGTGAACGCTGAAACAGGAGATCCAGAGGACGAGATGTCATCCGAGGCCGTGGAGTTCTGCGGGAACCTGGGCAGCAACGCCACGCTGGTCTCTGAGGTCGCAGGCGGCCAAGACCGGCGAATTCACACCGCCATCCAGGAGGGAATCAACCGAGTCAACGAGAAGGCCCCCTCCAACGCTCAGCGCGTCCAGAAGTGGATCATTCTGGATCGAGACTTCTCCGTCCCTGGGGGAGAGCTGG GTCCCACCATGAAGCTGAAGCGCCCGGTGGTGGTGAAGATGTACAAGGAGCAGATCGAGAACTTTTACAAGGAGCTGGCGTCTCCGACGACTCCCGACAACGCTGTGCCTCCCAAGTAG
- the acsbg2 gene encoding long-chain-fatty-acid--CoA ligase ACSBG2 isoform X1: protein MCQIKPTGGCSGCDRAPPINEFESPPVKEELTRLSLVTSHTVTVCEPTTEAVVMEPPRADGFLESPCGVGDCAASLDDVIGDTTNESSEEESTGERDEEVGAGNEVTSSTKTTEVPAEQATNTQTVSAQRPTSLSVAAAAELGLWTTQGDAEVKLRMGDSGLAAETPLTVDQMFTSAVERFGDNAALSWKEGDQKKSLNYKDYYQSCRVAAKSFLKLGLERYHGVGILGFNSAEWFIADIGAILAGGFAVGVYTTNSPEACQYVADNCKANVIVVENHKQLQKILQVEDQLPHLKAIVQYKDALKEKRPNLYTWEEFMALGRDEPDAPLDAIISSQKPNQCCTLIYTSGTTGTPKGVMLSHDNVTWTALSTSRHVRLVDADYAQEEVVSYLPLSHIAAQMVDIWVTMRVGGLTHFAQPDALKGSLVDTLKEVRPTAFMGVPRVWEKMQEKMKSVGAKSSTVRRKVAAWAKDVGLQANITKMSQNGAVARAPISYHIAKKLVFKKVRKALGLDRCKKCYTGAAPITKDTLEFFLSLDIPLYELYGMSESSGPHTISGSNAFRLTSCGKEIPGCKTKLHKIDEEGNTEICFWGRHVFMGYLNKPEATEEALDAEGWLHSGDLGRHDQNGFLFITGRIKELIITAGGENIPPVPIEDAVKRAVPLISNAMLIGDKKKFLSMLITIKCQVNAETGDPEDEMSSEAVEFCGNLGSNATLVSEVAGGQDRRIHTAIQEGINRVNEKAPSNAQRVQKWIILDRDFSVPGGELGPTMKLKRPVVVKMYKEQIENFYKELASPTTPDNAVPPK, encoded by the exons ATGTgtcaaataaaaccaacaggTGGCTGCAGCGGTTGTGACAGAGCTCCGCCCATAAATGAGTTTGAGAGTCCGCCAGTTAAGGAAGAACTCACACGTTTATCTCTCGTCACCTCTCACACAG tgaCCGTGTGTGAGCCCACCACCGAAGCCGTGGTGATGGAGCCTCCCAGAGCGGACGGCTTCCTGGAGTCGCCCTGTGGCGTAGGAGACTGCGCGGCCTCTCTTGATGACGTCATTGGAGATACAACCAA TGAGTCTTCAGAGGAAGAGTCCACAGGGGAAAGGGACGAGGAGGTTGGTGCCGGTAATGAAGTCACCAGCAGCACTAAGACGACAGAGGTCCCTGCTGAAcaggccacaaacacacaaacag TGAGCGCTCAGCGCCCAACCTCCCTGtcggtggcagcagcagcagagctcggCCTGTGGACCACACAGGGGGATGCAGAGGTCAAGCTGAGGATGGGCGACTCAGGCCTGGCTGCTGAGACCCCGCTGACCGTGGACCAGATGTTCACCTCGGCTGTGGAGCGTTTCGGTGACAACGCGGCTCTGAGCTGGAAGGAGGGCGACCAGAAGAAGAGCCTGAACTACAAAGACTACTACCAGTCCTGCCGCGTCGCTGCCAAGAGCTTCCTCAAG ctTGGTTTGGAGCGTTACCATGGCGTTGGCATCCTGGGCTTCAACTCGGCCGAGTGGTTCATTGCTGACATTGGAGCCATTTTGGCAGG TGGGTTCGCTGTGGGAGTCTACACCACCAACAGCCCTGAAGCATGTCAGTACGTAGCAGACAACTGCAAGGCCAATGTTATTGTGGTGGAGAaccacaaacagctgcagaagaTCCTCCAG GTTGAAGACCAGCTCCCTCACTTGAAAGCCATTGTCCAGTACAAAGACGCACTTAAAGAGAAGAGACCAAATCTGTACACA TGGGAGGAGTTCATGGCGCTGGGACGCGATGAGCCCGACGCTCCCCTCGACGCCATCATCTCCAGCCAGAAGCCGAACCAATGCTGCACGCTCATCTACACCTCAGGAACCACAGGCACACCCAAAGGAGTCATGCTGAGCCATGACAAT GTGACATGGACCGCGCTCTCCACCAGCCGTCACGTGCGCCTGGTGGACGCCGACTACGCCCAGGAGGAGGTGGTCAGCTACCTGCCGCTCAGCCACATCGCAGCTCAGATGGTGGACATCTGGGTCACCATGAGGGTCGGAGGGTTGACGCACTTCGCTCAGCCAGATGCCCTCAAG GGCTCTCTGGTGGACACCTTAAAGGAAGTGCGTCCCACAGCCTTCATGGGCGTCCCTCGTGTCTGGGAAAAGATGCAAGAGAAGATGAAATCTGTCGGAGCAAAGTCGTCGACCGTGCGCAGGAAAGTGGCGGCGTGGGCCAAAGATGTTGGTCTGCAGGCGAACATCACCAAGATGAGCCA AAACGGAGCAGTCGCCCGCGCACCGATCAGCTACCACATCGCCAAAAAGCTTGTGTTCAAAAAGGTGCGCAAGGCCCTGGGCTTGGACCGCTGCAAGAAGTGTTACACGGGCGCCGCACCCATCACCAAAGACACGCTTGAGTTCTTCCTCAGTCTGGATATCCCTCTGTACGAGCTGTACGGCATGAGCGAGAGCTCCGGGCCTCACACCATCTCCGGCTCCAATGCCTTCAGGCTCACCAG CTGTGGCAAAGAGATCCCAGGGTGCAAGACGAAGCTGCACAAAATCGACGAGGAGGGAAATACCGAGATCTGCTTCTGGGGTCGCCACGTCTTCATGGGTTACCTCAACAAGCCCGAGGCGACGGAGGAGGCTCTGGATGCAGAGGGCTGGCTGCACTCAGGCGACCTGGGCAGACATGACCAGAACGGATTCCTCTTCATCACCGGAAGAATCAAAG aGCTGATCATCACAGCAGGGGGCGAGAACATCCCTCCCGTTCCCATCGAGGATGCGGTGAAAAGGGCTGTGCCGCTGATCAGCAACGCCATGCTGATCGGAGACAAGAAGAAGTTTCTGTCCATGCTAATCACCATTAAG TGCCAGGTGAACGCTGAAACAGGAGATCCAGAGGACGAGATGTCATCCGAGGCCGTGGAGTTCTGCGGGAACCTGGGCAGCAACGCCACGCTGGTCTCTGAGGTCGCAGGCGGCCAAGACCGGCGAATTCACACCGCCATCCAGGAGGGAATCAACCGAGTCAACGAGAAGGCCCCCTCCAACGCTCAGCGCGTCCAGAAGTGGATCATTCTGGATCGAGACTTCTCCGTCCCTGGGGGAGAGCTGG GTCCCACCATGAAGCTGAAGCGCCCGGTGGTGGTGAAGATGTACAAGGAGCAGATCGAGAACTTTTACAAGGAGCTGGCGTCTCCGACGACTCCCGACAACGCTGTGCCTCCCAAGTAG